GAACTGCAGCCTCGACGCGATCCGCCAGTCCAGATCCACCGACAGGCGCAGGGATTCCGTATCCACAAAAAGCCGGTACTCGTCTGGCGGCGCGGCCCGGTAGTAGTCGTCGGCGATCAAGGTATCGCCCACGGGAAGGGTGCTCGCATAGGTATTGGCGTAGTCGAACTGCACCGCCCACTGGATCGATCTCCGCGGCAGGAGGTCCCCGGTCTCGGGACGCAGTCCGAGGAACAACATTCTGACGGGGAACTGGTCGCGCTGCATGAAGGGGCCGGTGGCCGGGGACTGGGGAAAGGCGGGATAAGCGGGGATTACGAACATCAACAGGCCGCAGGAAACGGCCCGGCGCAATATGCGGACCGCGGTCGGCACACGGGCCGCGTTCAACACACGGGCGCACGCCACACAGACCGCGTTCATCAAACTGTTCGTGACGCGGACGCGGTGAATTCGGAATCCGGCCATGCGACGCTCCAACCCTGGGGATCCAGATCGGGGGAACTCAACCGAGGTAGGCCAGCGTCTGGCCCGCGATCACCTGGACGCCTGGATTTATGGAGACATGGGTCACGGTTCCGGCCACGTCGGCGGTGACCTCCATTTCCATCTTCATGGCTTCCAGAACCACGATGACGTCTCCTTCCTCGACGGCCTGTCCGGGCGTGACCGCCACCTTGAGCACTTTCCCGGGGATCGGGGCGATGACCGGCGTGGTCCCGGCGCGTTCCGCCGCCTCCGTCGCGGCCTCGGACATATCGGGCTGGAGGTCGACGTCATAGGCCTTGCCGTTCACGATCGCCGTCTTCCCTTCGATCCGCAGCGCGTAACTCCGGCCGTTAACGGTCACCTGGTATCCACGGGGGCCGTTCGTAGAGGCCATCGCGTCCTCTTCCAGCACCTCCTGGTCGGCCGGGGACTTCTTGCGGACGCCGATGAACCCTTCGCCCTTGAGGAAGGCCAGCCCCCGCTCGCCGCATGCCGCGACGATGAAGATGTTCTCGTCCGTATCCTCTATCCCGGCTTCTTTCAGCGCGCTGCGCGCCGCTTCGACACCCTTTTTCGGGTCGTTGTCGTTGAGTTCCAGCACCGGCCGCCGGTTGGGCGGCAGGCCGAGCTGCTCCGAGGCGATGTTCACGACCACCGGGTCCGGGGGCACGGGCGTCCGGCCGAAATAGCCCAGCACCATCCGGCCGTAGTCCTCCGCGATCTTCTTCCAGGGGCCCATCATCACGTTGTTGAAAGCCTGCTGGAAGTAGAACTGGGAAACGGGCGTGACGGACGTGCCGTACCCGCCTTTCTCCACGACCTCGCTCATGGCCTTGATGATGGCAGGATAGCGGTCCATGATCCCGTTGTCCCGGAGCATCTGCGTGTTGGCGGTCAGGGCGCCGCCCGGCATGGGGCTCCAGGGGAGCAGGGGCTCGACGGCCACGGCCTCGGGCGGCAGGAAATAGTCCTCCATGCATTCCTTCAGGATCTCTGCCGCTTCGCGCACGC
Above is a genomic segment from Gemmatimonadota bacterium containing:
- a CDS encoding DUF3187 family protein; this encodes MAGFRIHRVRVTNSLMNAVCVACARVLNAARVPTAVRILRRAVSCGLLMFVIPAYPAFPQSPATGPFMQRDQFPVRMLFLGLRPETGDLLPRRSIQWAVQFDYANTYASTLPVGDTLIADDYYRAAPPDEYRLFVDTESLRLSVDLDWRIASRLQF
- a CDS encoding biotin/lipoyl-binding protein, with protein sequence MKKKVHFMCTTFRDGFQSVYGARVFTRDFMPAVEAARDAGIDYFEAGGGALFQSPYFYCNEDAFERMDAIREAVGPDANLQTLSRGVNVVGLDSQPSDIIRLHAELFKKHGMTTIRNFDALNDVENLVHSGRCITEAGLRHQVCVTVMELPPGCAGAHDAAFYTETFRKILDADIPFDSVCFKDASGTAVPSKVFESVKAARKLLPEGTWIHYHTHDTAGISVAAYQAALEAGADAIDLAFAPVSGGTSQPDILVMWHALRGTDYDLDIDPDGVREAAEILKECMEDYFLPPEAVAVEPLLPWSPMPGGALTANTQMLRDNGIMDRYPAIIKAMSEVVEKGGYGTSVTPVSQFYFQQAFNNVMMGPWKKIAEDYGRMVLGYFGRTPVPPDPVVVNIASEQLGLPPNRRPVLELNDNDPKKGVEAARSALKEAGIEDTDENIFIVAACGERGLAFLKGEGFIGVRKKSPADQEVLEEDAMASTNGPRGYQVTVNGRSYALRIEGKTAIVNGKAYDVDLQPDMSEAATEAAERAGTTPVIAPIPGKVLKVAVTPGQAVEEGDVIVVLEAMKMEMEVTADVAGTVTHVSINPGVQVIAGQTLAYLG